Part of the Ochotona princeps isolate mOchPri1 chromosome 15, mOchPri1.hap1, whole genome shotgun sequence genome, CACTGAGAACAGCAGCTGAGCACAAGCTGCCTCCCAGCAAACCTGCTATTTCGGCTTCACCCCCAAGGGGCGGAGGGGAGGAGGCCAACACTGCTCAGACCCTAGGCGGAGCACCGAGGGAGGGCCACTGCCCGCCAGCATGCAGGGCCTCATTCCCGTGGCCCCCACCGCTCCTCCCGCCTAAgctgcacctggctcctggaagCCCCCAGTCTGCACGGGCTCCTCGCGGGACACCCTTCCTCAGCCTGGGTCACCCCATTCCCTGTTCCCTCTCTCCCATGGCAGCATCAGCTCCCGCCCGCTCTGGAAGGAAGTGCTGGCAAGTGACCATGGGGGAAAACGGGCTTCTTCAAGAGTCCTGCCGGATTTctcaaagcacctgccagcagaCAGTGGCTCACAGGCAGCCCCGCGCTGGGCCCAGGACCTTAGCCACCTCACAGGTTTCCTGACCAGGCACCTGGCTCCTCAATCTTGCTATTCTTCCGCATTTAGAAGGCGAGGCCGGAGGGAAGCCTCAagaagcccagccctgcctcatgCTGCCACGTCTTCCATGGACCCCTCCCGAGCAGGCCGTTCCACCTCCCTGGCGCAGGCGCCCGTACTCACGCAATCTGCAGGGCGCGGGTGCCCAACACGCGGGCTCGCTCGTACTTGGTCATGTACGGTGTGGTGATTCGCTTCTGGTTGGCCTGTGGTCGCTCCCCAGAGGGGAGGATCTCAACGTTCTCCTGACCCTCCTGGACACCAGGACAACATGGAAAGGGGGACAATGTGAGGGAGGGTCCCAAGCATGCACACTCTCCAGCATGTTGATGATGCTAACTGCatgccagggccagggcagccaTGTGCCCTGGAGTCCTCCCAAGAGCAGTGAGCGGCCCAGCGCTGGAGCCTCAGGCATGGCCGCAAGGGGGATCCGGCTGCCTCAACGagggggcacagcagggagcCTACAGCTGGGGGGCCGGCCGGGGATGCCAGCATGAACAAGTCCCTGGACATGGCGAGTCGCTCCCAGAAGGGAGCCAGCAACAAGCATATTCTGAAGACCGCGCAGCCCTCCGGGTCAAATGGCCAGAAGGGTCAGGGCAAGGTGGGAATACTTACATACACGCAGGTTCATCTTTAAAGATAGATTTAATTTAATTGGGAAGGAATATTTTatacagacaaaaggaaagagacagaaagtgatcttttatccactggttcactccccagatggctgcaacagccagagctgagctgatttggagccaggcacttcttccgggtctcccacatgagtgcagagacccaaggacttggcccatccttcactgctttcccaggtcacaaacatgttgggtcagaagtgaagcagagggCTGGAGCGATAGCgtggcggttaaagtcctcgccttaagcgcgccaggatcccatatgggtgccggttctaatcccggcggccccgtttcccacccagctccctgcttgtagtctgggaaagcagtcgaggacggcccaaatccttgggactctgtatccacgtgggagacccggaagagctcctggctcctggcttcagattggctcagtcccagctgttgcagccacctggggagtgaatccttggacggaagatcttcctctctgtctctcctcctctatgtatatctgcctttctaataaagataataaataaacattagaaaAGAAGATTAGGCTGCTACACCACTGCACCAACCCAatatacaggtttttttttttaagatttattttatttttattggaaagtcagatatatagagaggaggagagacagagaggaagatcttccatctgatgattcactccccaagtgaccacaacggccagtgctatgccgatccaaaggcgggatccaggaacttctcccaggtctcccacacaggtgcagagtcccaaatctttgggctatcctcgactgctttcccaggccacaagcaggaagctggatgggaagtggagctgccaggattagaactggcacccatatgggatcctggtgtgttcaaggcaaggactttagccactaggccatgatgCCAGGTCCCAATATACAGatattttttaatcatttcttaAACTTCTTTCCTGCGCCAGTCATTGCAACAAGGGCTTAAACAGAAAACTCAAAATGTCCGGTCTCtagggctagcactgtggtgcagcagattAAGCTGACGCCTTGGAGGCCAGCACctcacatgggtgttggttcaagtcccagatgctccatttccgatccagctcctgctaacgcacttgggaaagcaggggaggcaaCCCAGGTGTTTCGGCCACtgcgcccacacgggagacttggaagaagctcttggctcctgcgtggcccagccctggccactgcaccatctgaggactaaaccagcagatgtctccctctctctgtaactctttcagataaataaatccctaaaagacaaaaaaaaaaggggggggggggatgaaaGAATTTACTGCCTAGAAGGGAAGACGAAAGGAGGTTGGAACGGGCACAGTATGCCAGGGTTAGCAGGCTGGTGAAAGAGGCCCCAAGGGCTAACCTAGACCAGCAGGGAGCCAACACTGCTTGCCGCTCCTAAGtggaccccagctgctctgcttccaaccctgcaccctgctaatacacctgggaaggcagtgaatgaaaGCCCAGACACTTCGGCCCCTGcagtcatgtggaagacctggagggagccccaggctctggcctggcccagccctgctactGTACCCATTTCCCTGGTAAATCAATACAAGcaagttctctctttctccccatcccATCTCTTCTGTACTCTCATGTGCCTTTGATTACAGCATTCATGGTGTGGGGTGAACAAACTCTGTAACAAACAGAATTAAGTCGACAGATATCCACTGTGGGCTTACTACATGCCAAACAGTGTCCTAAGGGCTTGGGGTGGAGCACAGAACAAGACAAAACATCATTCCCCCAGCACAGCTTACACAATGTGGcaattttccaaattatttttaaaggttcttttactttattgctttaaaatgcagagttacaaagagcaagggacagagatcttccatccactggctcacttgccAAAGGAGCCAAACAGCTGGGGCCGCAGCAGGCTTAGTGCAGGCTTAGCAGCTCCCGCTGCCTTCAGGGCACCACTCCTGCCTGAGCAGGGTCCTCTCCCACTCCCCGGGGCCTTCCCTGGCACAGCATCCACCCAATGACACAAAGCCTCGGGGCTGGCAGCACAGCCAGGGGTGACGCTGCTGCtcatgatgctggcattccacgcGAGCATCTGCTCCAATCCCGGCTGCCCTTCATCTGACATGGCTCCCCGAaacgcgcctgggaaagcaggggacaaCACTCCAGGTGCTCAGGCCCCCACCGCCTGCGCAGGAGACGGGGGTGGAACTCCTAGCTCTGGGTgccgcctggcccagcactggccattcgGGAAGCAAActcagtctctcccctcctctctctaactctgccttccaagtaaatagatAAAGAAACCAAAGAGGGCCTGGTACAACagcttagcagctaaatccttgcctcgcatCCACTGAGATttcatataggcgccagttcgtgacccagctcctccacttcccatccagctctctgcttgtgacccaggaaagcagctgagaatgtcccaaagccttgggaccctgcacccgcatgggagaccacgaagaggctcctggctttgaaacagctcagctccagtcattgcggctacttggggagtaaatcagcagacgagagatcttcctctctgtctctccttctctgtatatctgactttccaataaatctttaccaaaagaaaagaaaccaaagaaaggaaggaaagaaaagaatgagagaagaaaaaactTCCCTGGCCAGCGAACCACCAGCTCCACGAGTTCCCCTGCATACGCGGCCAGCCCGAGGGCTGCCCAGGGGTCTCCAGCCGGCAGGCGGCTCAGGACACGGACTGGAGTCCTGGCAGCTGAACACTGACCTCCTCGGCGTTCTCCAAGTCATCCAGCCCTTCATCCTCCTCCACATCGTCAAAGTCATCGCCGTCAAAGCTGTGGGAGAGATCAGCCAATCCAAACCATGAGCCTGGGGCCCCCAACAAACGGCCACTTCCCGAGGGAACCAACCTTCCTTCCATCAACGCCCCGCCCCAGCAGTGTCTCTCCCGCCTCCTGGACGATACCCAGTAAGATTTAAACACGTATTTCCTCATCTTCAAAcaaactttttttggggggggtggggaggaacggCACGGTAGCATAACACACTACTCCTCCACCTGCGGCGCCAGCATCAGATACCGacgctggttagagtcctggttgctccattctccatccagttccttgctcttggcctggaaaagccactACACCGTGACGACTCCCACGGTTTGATCTTCAGCAAAGAGCTCTCTCCCACAAACCCCTTCCCCTCCTTCGTCTAACCTTTAAGAATTCAAGAACCacgtctcctcttctctgcctggTCCACGCCAGGCCTCCCCGCAGGCCTGACCCCCCGACGCCGGACGCCCCGCCTCTCCCACCCTTCCGGAGGCTCCCACACTCACTTGTCCTCATTGTCCGACATGACGACTCCACCGCAGCCCTCGGGACCCACCACCGTACGACCCTAAACCGAGCGCCTTCCCTCGCGCCGCTCCGCGCTGCCACTGGCGCCTGCGCCGTGACCCACAGGCGGTACTTCCGGGAGGCGGAGCTGCGCGCGCGCGAGTGACGTGTCTCGTTACCGTGGTAACCAGAGCCGCGTTGTCGCTCCAGTGAGTGAGCCGCAGTAGTCTGCGCCGCGCTGGGGTGGCTGCTGCTGCACGGAAGCAACCCCGTGCGCCTCTCTGTGGGTCTTGCTTTAGCAGGGGAGGAGGATCACTTGACCGGTACTAGGGTGACTAAGCCTGTCTGTCCATGGCCTTGCTCCGAGGCGCGAGGTCAGGTTCAAGCAGGTACATTCGATGTGTACATGTCCGGGTGTCTGGGCGTCCGGGTGAGAGGAACAGGCGCTGGCTCGGTGTGCACTGGTGACATCGTGGTTCTGTGCCAGCCGACCCCTGCTCGCGGATTTCAGAGGGCTGgggacctggggaagcagaggcttgaggggtgggtgggagtcGGCGTGTGCCATtacgtctctcctctctctcagggTTCTCTTGTGACTTGGCAGAAGAGGGTGGAGGCAATGAGCAAAGGATCGGCCCCCTGGCGCTGCCCCAAGCCGGCCCCTTACACACCGGGGACGTGCGAACTGCTAAGAGGTCAGTGTTGAGGGACACCAGGAGGAAGAGCGGCGGGAGCAACACCTCAGCACCTGCGCCTTTCATTCCCAGACAACGAGTGGGGTGGCACACAGACTCAGGGCACAGGAATTTTAGAGCCTGCCCCTCTAAACCACAAGGACGATTTTCTCAGGAAGGCCCAGCCTGCGGGGAGCACTTATGGGACCACAGACTTTCCCCCCCAGCACTTAGCACTCCTGTTGTCAGAGAGTTAGCTGACATCCTGTCTGCTTGGTCTTCCACTTTAGCTCCAGCCCAGGGGTCTGTCTCTATGAACTGGCATTCATTCACATGATTTAGGCAACTGCAAAGATACAAAGTTTCAGACCTTGCCAGGTGCTGGAGACATGGTTGGAGAACAAAGCTGAGGTGGCAGTAGATTGGCAACAAATAATATAGCGAATTAACAAACTGTGTGCATGGCAGAAAAGAAGGGGAAGTCCCAGTGCATAACACCAGTGCCCCGTCAAGTGCCTGAGtgcagttccctgctcctggccccagcttcctgctggcacagTCCCTGGGAGACAGTGCTGCCAGCGCaggtctgggtccctgccacccacaattGTGTTCCAACTCCCAGATTCAGTCCTGCTCTGTAGAGGcagggctacagagagaaggagagacagatcttccatctgctggttcactcccaaagtgaccacaacagccagagtttctcccacgtgggtggcagaggcccaacggcttgggccgtcctctgttgctttcccaggacattagcaagaATCTAGATCGGAAGTGACTCAATAAACCCCATATGAGGGGAACAAGGTAGCCCAAAGcttagttggctaatcctccccatatggttgccagtttgtgtcccagctgctctatttcctgtctagctccctgcctgtggcctaggaaagcagtcaagaactggctaaaaccttgggaccctgcacccatgtgggaggtccagaagaggctcctggctcctggcttgggactagctcaattccagccgttgtggccacttggggagtgaaccaacagaaggaagatcttcctctctgcttttccttttctccataaatatgatctgcttttccaataaaaataaataggtctttaaagaaaaaataagtatctattaaaaaaataatggacacatccatatgggatgccagtgtttcaggGGGAGGCTTAAGCTGCTAGACTGGGGCACAGCACCTGCTCTCCAAGAATGATGGAATTTAACATTGCAGTGGGATGTGATGAGGGTGTTTGCCGTGCAGCCCAGGAGGCCTCATGGaagttgtgtgtgcatgtgtttatcTTCCAGTGATGATGAAAGAATCCAAGCTGACTAACTTCCAACAACGGCACATCACAGACACCTTGAAGAGTAAGAGGCAGCCCATCGTGTCTTCACAGGCAGGGGGTGTGGGGCCGCAGTTGGCACTTCTCTGTGCTAGGAGGGTAGGGACCCTACTGCGAAGACTGAACCCATGACAAGCACATCTGCCCCTTGCTCCTGGGGAACTAGCCTCACGAGGCCTGGTGGCTTCTTGGGACATGGCTCCTGCCACTACCCTGAGCAACTTGCAGGGTGACCCTCAGTGGCTTTTCCAAGGAGGTCAGGGCAGGTGACATTTCCTGCCCAGTCAGCAAGGGCTTCGCCAGGGCTGTGTCTGTTATCCCCTACATGTACCAGGGAAGCCCTCCCTGGAAAACAGGCTCCA contains:
- the POLR2F gene encoding DNA-directed RNA polymerases I, II, and III subunit RPABC2 isoform X1, whose protein sequence is MSDNEDNFDGDDFDDVEEDEGLDDLENAEEEGQENVEILPSGERPQANQKRITTPYMTKYERARVLGTRALQIAWLQRLVLCRSEARISDPLPGLPCGCRVPRLWAILAYSLRPQAGSWMGSRATGIRISALMGPWRVQSEDFSR
- the POLR2F gene encoding DNA-directed RNA polymerases I, II, and III subunit RPABC2 isoform X2 yields the protein MSDNEDNFDGDDFDDVEEDEGLDDLENAEEEGQENVEILPSGERPQANQKRITTPYMTKYERARVLGTRALQIAMCAPVMVELEGETDPLLIAMKELKARKIPIIIRRYLPDGSYEDWGVDELIITD